From Calothrix sp. PCC 6303, a single genomic window includes:
- a CDS encoding DUF3318 domain-containing protein, with the protein MASYATSSAKAEMSELRRLKGLLPPELQSWVTVEGTTDVNPSLIRCEEIGKDQVEVQIDLVKWDNLAIDQRNLLFWHEVARIQNDTIPKDGWEMAALAIGLGGAVGELWVQDGLLLILAMALCGVSGWRLYQKNSGDKVARELIEADEKAIALAQRFGYTLPNAYKSLGSALKTLIETTPGKRQRSKYEARLSALKRSANKVRGKSKENNDNDMY; encoded by the coding sequence ATGGCATCCTATGCAACCTCCTCTGCCAAAGCGGAAATGAGTGAACTACGGCGGTTAAAGGGCTTACTACCGCCAGAATTGCAGAGTTGGGTCACAGTTGAAGGTACGACTGATGTCAATCCTTCCTTGATTCGTTGTGAAGAAATTGGTAAAGACCAAGTAGAAGTTCAGATTGACTTGGTGAAATGGGATAACCTTGCAATTGATCAACGGAATCTGCTTTTTTGGCATGAAGTTGCCCGCATTCAAAACGACACGATTCCCAAAGATGGTTGGGAAATGGCTGCACTGGCAATTGGTTTGGGCGGTGCGGTTGGTGAATTGTGGGTACAGGATGGATTATTGTTAATTTTGGCGATGGCACTGTGTGGGGTGTCGGGTTGGCGACTATATCAAAAGAACAGTGGTGATAAAGTAGCCAGAGAATTAATCGAAGCGGATGAGAAAGCGATCGCACTCGCCCAAAGATTCGGTTACACTCTCCCCAATGCCTACAAAAGTCTCGGTAGTGCTTTGAAAACCCTTATTGAAACTACACCAGGTAAACGTCAGCGCTCTAAGTATGAAGCCCGATTGTCGGCGCTGAAACGTAGTGCGAACAAAGTACGTGGAAAATCAAAGGAAAACAATGATAATG